A region of the candidate division TA06 bacterium genome:
AACCTGGAACCACAAGATTACACGAGATTTACACAGATGAAACCACGTCCTCATGGCTGAACCCGAACCATAAAGAGAATCTTGTGATAATCTGTGAAATCTGTGGTTCAGGGTCTTTTGGACTTCTGGCGGGCGGTGCCCGGTGCCGCCGTGTATAGCGAGCATTGACCAGTGTAGAAGAATGGGGTATTATCTATGGCCAGCACAAGAGCCTGGAACAGTGGGGGAAGAAGGGGCCATTCTGATTTGGATCAGTTATGAATCTCATTTTCTACATAGTTGACGTCTTTGCCGAGAAGAAGTATGCAGGTAATCAGCTGGCGGTGGTGAGGAACGCCAGCGCCCTCTCCGTTGATGAGATGCAGGCGATTGCGAAAGAGATGAACTATTCTGAGACGACCTTCATACTTTTCGATGGGGAACGGGACGGCGGGTACGACGTCCGCATCTTCACTCCTGAAAATGAACTGCCGTTTGCCGGCCATCCGACATTGGGAACGGCCTTCATAATACAGCGTGAGATTGTTGGAAAGCCTGTTGGAACGGTAGTGCTGAACCTAGGGGTGGGGAAGATCCCGGTGACCTTTGAGTATGAAAGCGAAGGGAAGAGCTTGTTGTGGATGGAGCAGATCGAGCCAACGTTCGGGAGCACATTGGCCCCAGGAGCAGTTTCTGAAGTACTGAACCTGAATGAGACTGAGATCGATGAGCAATTTCCAGTTCAAGAGGTCTCAACAGGTGTACCTACCATTATTGTTTCCCTGAAGAGCCTCGACGCATTGAAGCAGGCGCAGATAGACAGGGACAAATACTTCAGTCTTGTGGAAAAAACCGAGGGCAAGGGTGTCCTCATCTTCTGTCCCGAAACCCGCAACAGTGGAAATGACTTGAGCGTCAGGTTCTTTGCAGATTACTTTGGGGTACCCGAAGATCCGGCCACAGGAAGCGCAAACGGGTGCCTTGCAGGATACTTGGTCAAACACCGGTACTTCGGAAAAGACCAGATCGACATTCGGGTTGAACAGGGCTATGAGATAGGCAGGCCTTCGTTACTTCTCTTGAGAGCAGGGGAGAAAGAAGGCAGAATAGATGTATCGGTCGGTGGCAGGGTGTTTACCGTTGCTGAAGGGAAACTTGTCTAGATGTCACGCCTGGCACCAGTCCTTTGCCATCTAGAGGTAATTAGCTTAGGTCCCTGGAGATGAACATGAACAATCTCATCTA
Encoded here:
- a CDS encoding PhzF family phenazine biosynthesis protein, whose translation is MNLIFYIVDVFAEKKYAGNQLAVVRNASALSVDEMQAIAKEMNYSETTFILFDGERDGGYDVRIFTPENELPFAGHPTLGTAFIIQREIVGKPVGTVVLNLGVGKIPVTFEYESEGKSLLWMEQIEPTFGSTLAPGAVSEVLNLNETEIDEQFPVQEVSTGVPTIIVSLKSLDALKQAQIDRDKYFSLVEKTEGKGVLIFCPETRNSGNDLSVRFFADYFGVPEDPATGSANGCLAGYLVKHRYFGKDQIDIRVEQGYEIGRPSLLLLRAGEKEGRIDVSVGGRVFTVAEGKLV